The following is a genomic window from Candidatus Zixiibacteriota bacterium.
GGTGGATCATCCGCCGGAACGGCTGCGTGAACTGGTTGTGGATGAGATACACCGTCAACAGCGCCACCAGGCCGGCGCACAGAAACAGCACGAGCAGCGCGTAGCCAAGCGCCCTCCGGTCCGACACGAACAGGTTGTGGTCCCAGGCCGCGACCAGCAGCCCGCTCGATCCGTCCCTGAACTCGACCGGCGCCCCGTAGACGATGAACTGCTCCGTCAAACGGAGCGGCACGGTCGGCCAGCCGTGGGTGTCCGCGCCCGCCGTGTCGGCCGCGCTCAGCCGGAGATGGGTCAGTTCGTGGTCCGTCCACGACGGCGGCAGCGGCGAGTCCTCCTCCCGTCCGTAGCCCCACAGGGCCGCCGGGCGACCCGCCGCCAGCTCGTAGAGCACCGCCTGCCGGACCGCCGTATGGCCGCCGAGAAGCGCGGCGAGAGCCTGCCCGCCCGCTCCCTCGGTGCGGTAGTCGGCCGGCATCCGGCCCGCCGCCTCGGCGGCCGCCGCCGCTGCGACCGGCGCGAAATCCGGAAGGCGCGGCGTTTCCGCCCGCCCTGACAAGTAGTGGCCGGGGGAGAATATAATCAGCACCAGCGCGGCAAACACAAAAACCACCTGCACGATAATCAGGTGGCTCAAGCGCGACATCAGGCCCGGCTTCCAACCCGCCGTCAGCCGATCGAGCAAAGACTCGCGACTTGCCTCCATACCTCCTGTTATCGGCCGACCTCCCGATGGTATTAGCCGGCCGAACGGCCGGGGCAGGCATAAAAAAACTGGGAGTGGCGGAGGGGGATGCCCGACTCTAACGTCAGGTGGCTGGAAAGTCCAGCACACGCCACTCCCAGAATCTGATTGCTCTATCGGCCGGCCGGCGAAAAACGAACAGCTCCCGGCCGACGCGATCTCTGCACCGTCCGAATCCGCACCGCCCCCGGTTTCCATGGCGTGTCAGGATACGACTTACACCCGCAGGGGAGTTACTTAGTTCCCGCCGGTCGGCCGCCTCAGGCTGGGGCCGCGGTCGCTCGCCGGCGTGCGTCCGCCCCGCTCGGCCGACGCCTGCGGCCGCAACCGCGCTTTACCCGCCGAACGGCCCCCGTGTCAGCGGGAGGCCGATTGCGCCGTCCGCTTGTCCTCGAGGTGCTCGATGTACTTCTCGGCCGCCACCGCCGCCGTCGTCCCATCCCCCACCGCGTTGGTGATTTGCCGCACCAACTGCGCCCGCACATCGCCGCAGGCAAAAATCCCCGGGATCGACGTCTCCATCTTGTCGTCCGTGATGATGTACCCGCCGGCGTCTTTGCGCAGCTCCTCGCGCGTGAGGCCCGAATTCGGCCGGAAACCCACGAAGATGAAACAGGCACCGACCGGAAGCGTCGAGACCTCTCCGGTCGTCACATTGCGCAGCGTCAGGTCGCTGATCTTGCGGCCATCGCCGTTGATCGACTCCACCACCGTTTCGAGGACAAACTCGATCTTAGGGTTGTCTTTCGCCCGCTGCTGGATGATCTTCTGCGCCCGCAGCTCTTTTCGGCGATGGATGATGTGGACTTTGGAACCGAACTTGGTGAGAAACGCCCCCTCCTCGACCGCGGCGTCGCCGCCGCCGACCACGGCGATCACCTGGTCCCGGAAAAAGGCTCCGTCGCAGATCGCGCAGTAGGAGACCCCGCGCCCCGCGTACTCCCGCTCGCCCGGCACGCCGAGTTTCACCGGCGAACCGCCCGTGGCCAGGATCACCGCTTTGGCCCGGTAGCGTGTGCCCGAGGCGCACTGCACCACCCGATCATCACCGTCCACATAGATCTCCTCCACCTCTTCCGAGCCGACCTCCAGGCCGAACTTCATGGCGTGCTCCGCCATGCGCGTGGCCAACTCGTGGCCGGAGATGCGGACGAATCCGAGGTAATCCTCCACCTCTTCGGTGTTGGCGATCTGGCCCCCCGGCATGTACTTCTCCAGGCATATGACCTTTCTCCGCGCCCGCGCCCCGTAGAGCCCCGCGCACAGGCCGCCGGGACCGGCGCCGACAACGACGATATCGTAGTTCTTCTCGGCTGTAGACATGAGACTCCTCGTCCAGGGTTCTTCCTCTTCGGCCGCGCCGGGCGGCCGCACCTGCTGAAACACTCCCGGCGCGGCGCCGGTTCGGCTCACCAATTAGCTCTGCCGCCCCTCACCAGTCAATCCCCTTCTGCGCCAGCACCCCCTTCTGAAAGGGGTGCTTGATCTCCCGCATCTCGGTGACCAAATCCGCCTGCTCCACCAGCCAGTCGCGCGCCCCGCGCCCGGTCACTACCAGGGACTGTTCCGCATCGCGGGCGGCCAGCAGCTCGCGCACCTCGTCATCGGTCACCAAGCCGAGGTCAACCGCCACGTTGAGCTCGTCCAGGATGACCAGCGGATACGCCCGGGAGCGAATCTTCTCCAGTGCCAGCGCCACCCCCTTCCGGGCCGCCGCCCGGTGTTCCTCGAAATCTTTGGTGTCGTCGACAATCCCGACAAACCCCTCTCCGACCGTGTGCAATTCGACATTCGGCGCCAACCGCTTGATCCCCTTCAACTCCCCGTACTTCCAGCTCCCCTTGACGAACTGGATCACGCACACCTGCCAGTCGTAGCCCACCGCCCGGACGCACATCCCCAGGGCGGCTGTGGTTTTCCCTTTCCCGTTGCCTGTGTAGACGATCAAAAGCCCCGTATTCTTCTTCTCGCGTTCGGTTTCCGCCATAACCTTCCTGTCCTTGTGCCGGTGTAATCCGCTTAGCCGCAAAGTACTACATTGCCGCTCAAAGTCAACGGCTGTCATCACTGTGCATTCGGAGGACAAAATCGGCATTTTTATCCGCGTTTTTGCCTTTTTTTATTGACGCCCTTGTCTATGTTGCGTATCATGTAGAAAACAAATTCGGTAACACTTGTCGCCTTCTGACATCTCATGACAGGCAGACTCCGAAAAGCGCAGCGAAAGAAGGTTAGTCATGCAGTTCACTAAAGCTGAAGAATACGGCATCCTCGGCGTTTTGTACCTGGCCGAGCGCAACGACGCGACCGTGACACCGCTGTCGGAAATCTCGGAGGCACGGGCCATTCCTGAGAAGTTTCTCGCGAAGATTTTCCAGTCGTTGTCCCGGGCCGGGATCGTGCGCTCGCACCGTGGCGTGCGGGGCGGCTTCACGCTGGCCAAAGGCCCGGCCGACATCTCCGTCAAGGAGATTCTGGAAGCCATCCAGGGGCCCTACCACCTCATTAAGTGCATCAAAGACAACGCCATCTGCGAGAAAACCGATTTCTGCGCCCTCCGCGAACTCCTCCGGGCGGCCGAAGATCGTCTCGTCTCCGTGTTCGAAGAACATTCTCTGGCCGATCTCCTCTCGTGGGAGAAGAACAAGGCCGCCACTATCTAGCGTGTCCCGACAGGTGATTTTTATGTAGTTTCCGGTTTACATCCCGCCACCCGCGCTGTATCTTGAGGTTTGTGAAGAAAATAACAAGGGAGTCGCGCGTGCTATGGCGGTGATGGCGGACCGCTGGATAATTGAAATGGCCGAACGGCGCCGGATGATCGAGCCCTTCGCCCGCGATCAGATCCGGGCCGGCATCAGTTTCGGCGTCTCCTGCTACGGCTACGACTTCCGCCTGGCCGACGAGTTCAAGCTCCTCGACACGACCCGCGTGGCCGAGCTCGATCCGAAAAACGTCCGCCCCGACTGCTGGATGGACGCCCGGGCCGAATCTTTGGCGATCCCGGCCAATTCCTTCATCCTGGCCCGGTCCCTGGAATACTTCCGCATCCCCCGGAACATCATCACCCTCTGCACCGGCAAATCCACCTACGCCCGCTCCGGGCTCGTCGTCAACGTGACCCCCTTTGAACCGGAGTGGGAGGGGTACGCCACGCTCTCGCTGGCCAACACGGCGCCCGTGCCCCTGCGCGTCTACGCGGGCGAGGGCATCGCCCAAATCCTCTTCCTCCAGGGCGACCAGGACTGCCTGCGGTCGTACCGGGACAAGAGCGGAAAATACCAGGCTCAGAAAGATATCACGGTTTCCCGCGCCGACGACAGCCGATAGTCGCCGTCGGGGAAATGCAAGCTGCTACCTACAGGAGTCTCAGAATGCCGCAAGAAGCTGTTTCATCGATGGAAAAGCGCGTGCCGAAACCGCAGCCGCACCGGCGGCGCATGGTGACGATTGACGGCAATACCGCCGCGGCATACGTTGCCCACGCGACCAACGAAGTCATCGCCATATACCCGATCACACCCTCGTCGAACATGGGCGAGATCGCCGACGAGAAGTCGGCCCGCGGGGAAAAGAACATCTGGGGCGTCATCCCCGAGGTGATCGAGATGCAGTCCGAGGGAGGCGCCTCCGGCGCCGTCCACGGCGCCCTCACCACCGGCGCCCTGACCACGACCTTCACGGCCTCCCAGGGCCTCCTCCTGATGATCCCGAACATGTTCAAGATCGCGGGGGAGCTGACCCCGACGGTCTTCCATGTCTCCGCCCGCGCCGTCGCCTCCCACGCCCTCTCGATCTTCGGCGACCATTCCGACGTCATGGCCTGCCGCTCGACCGGTTTCGGCCTCATGGCCTCCGGGTCGGTCCAGGAGGTCATGGACCTCGCCCTCATCACCCAGGCCGCCTCCCTCGGGTCCCGCGTCCCCTTCGTCCACTTCTTCGACGGCTTCCGCACCTCCCACGAAGTGCAGAAGGTCGAGGAGATCACTATCGACGACATGGCGGCGATGCTCGACCACGACCTGATCGTCGCCCACCGGCGCCGCGCTCTCTCCCCCGACAATCCGACCATCAAGGGAACTTCGCAGAATCCCGACGTCTTCTTCCAGCACCGCGAGACGGTGAACCGGTACTACCTCGCGGCCCCCGCCCTGGTCCAGAAAGCCATGGACCGCTTCGCGGGGATCGTCGGCCGCGGCTACCACCTCTTTGACTACATGGGCCATCCGGAGGCCGACCGCGTCGTGGTCGTCATGGGCAGCGGCGCCGAGGTCGTCCACGAAACCGTCGACGCCCTCGCGGCCCGGGGCGA
Proteins encoded in this region:
- the cobO gene encoding cob(I)yrinic acid a,c-diamide adenosyltransferase, yielding MAETEREKKNTGLLIVYTGNGKGKTTAALGMCVRAVGYDWQVCVIQFVKGSWKYGELKGIKRLAPNVELHTVGEGFVGIVDDTKDFEEHRAAARKGVALALEKIRSRAYPLVILDELNVAVDLGLVTDDEVRELLAARDAEQSLVVTGRGARDWLVEQADLVTEMREIKHPFQKGVLAQKGIDW
- a CDS encoding Rrf2 family transcriptional regulator codes for the protein MQFTKAEEYGILGVLYLAERNDATVTPLSEISEARAIPEKFLAKIFQSLSRAGIVRSHRGVRGGFTLAKGPADISVKEILEAIQGPYHLIKCIKDNAICEKTDFCALRELLRAAEDRLVSVFEEHSLADLLSWEKNKAATI
- a CDS encoding dCTP deaminase gives rise to the protein MAVMADRWIIEMAERRRMIEPFARDQIRAGISFGVSCYGYDFRLADEFKLLDTTRVAELDPKNVRPDCWMDARAESLAIPANSFILARSLEYFRIPRNIITLCTGKSTYARSGLVVNVTPFEPEWEGYATLSLANTAPVPLRVYAGEGIAQILFLQGDQDCLRSYRDKSGKYQAQKDITVSRADDSR
- the trxB gene encoding thioredoxin-disulfide reductase, whose protein sequence is MSTAEKNYDIVVVGAGPGGLCAGLYGARARRKVICLEKYMPGGQIANTEEVEDYLGFVRISGHELATRMAEHAMKFGLEVGSEEVEEIYVDGDDRVVQCASGTRYRAKAVILATGGSPVKLGVPGEREYAGRGVSYCAICDGAFFRDQVIAVVGGGDAAVEEGAFLTKFGSKVHIIHRRKELRAQKIIQQRAKDNPKIEFVLETVVESINGDGRKISDLTLRNVTTGEVSTLPVGACFIFVGFRPNSGLTREELRKDAGGYIITDDKMETSIPGIFACGDVRAQLVRQITNAVGDGTTAAVAAEKYIEHLEDKRTAQSASR